GGACGACGACCCGCTCGACATTGAAAACCTGCCCGGACTAGGACTGCGGGTCCTGCTCGTCGACTTCGACCCCCAATGCCACCTCACCAACCAGCTAGGCGCCACCCCACTGCCGATGGACGGTGACAGCCTCACCAACCACATGGCAGGCACCCCCAAGGGCAACCTCCAGGACCTCGTCGTCTCCGTCGACGACGAAGCCTTCGACGGACGTCTCCATCTCCTGCCCGCCTGCAACGACGCCTTCCTGCTCGATGTGCGCCTCTCTGCAGTACGGGCCCGGGAAGCCGCCTTCGAGCGTGCCCTTGCTCCGCTCGAAGCCGACTACGACGTGATCATCGTCGATTGCCCACCCAGCCTCGGCCTCAGCATGGACGCAGCCGCCTACTACGGCCGTCGGCGCGACGGCGAAACCCCAGGCCAGTCCGGGGCCCTCATCGTCGTCCAGGCTGAGGACAGCTCCGCCGACGCTTACGAACTGCTCACGACACAGATCGAGGACCTGCGTGGAGACCTCAAGGTCGACATCGACTACCTCGGCATCGTCGTCAACCTTTACGACTCCCGCCGCGGATACATCGCCACCTCGTCCCTCCAAGGATGGGTGGACATAAAGGATCCGAGGGTCGTCGGCCTCATCGGAGACCTCAAGGAACAGAAGGAAGCCGTCCGGGTGAAGAAGCCCCTGCTGTCCTACGCACCCAAATCTCAGCAGGCCGTCGGCATGCGGGCCATGGCCAGGGAGGTCTCGTGAGCAAGGCCGATCAGCTTGGCTCCGGACGCTTCGGCGGGGGAGTGCGCACAGTCAGCGCCCGCCGCCAAGCCGTCGCCGCAGCCACTGGCGTCCCGACAGAGGGCGTCGCCCCGCCCACTGAACTCTCCGTCCACCGCATCAGCCCCAACCCGGACAACCCCCGCTCCACTCTGGGAGACCTCACCGACCTTGCGGGAAGTCTGAAGACCCACGGCCAGAAGCAGGCCATCACGGTCATGAACCGCGACGCCTACATCAAGGCCAACCCGCAGCGCGAAGCCGACCTCGACCCAGACACCACCCACGTCGTAGTAGACGGCAGCAGCCGTCTCGCCGCGGCCCGTGAAGCCGGCCTCACCACGGTCAAGGTGATGGTCAGCGACGACGAAGGATCCACACCCGAAGAGCTCCTTGAATCCGCCCTCGTCGCCAACATCCACCGCCAAGACCTCGCTGAACTCGACGAAGCCCGCGCCCTTCAGCGCCTCCTGGCCATCCACGGCAGCCAACGAGCCCTTGCCAAACGCCTCCACCGCTCCCAGGGCTGGATCTCTCAGCGCCTCGCCCTGCTCAACCTGGCCCCCGAACTCCAAGCCCGCATCGGAGAGGAACCCATAGACCTGCTGCGCGCGGTCGGCAACAAGCCCATCGAGCAGCAAGTGGCGGCCCTGGAAGAGCTCAAGGCGGAGCGGGCACACAAAGAAGACAAGGCGCGAGCGTCGAAGCACCGGAGGACGCAACAGACGTCTGATGCAGACGAACACGTGCCCGGGGGA
This window of the Streptomyces canus genome carries:
- a CDS encoding ParA family protein; its protein translation is MSSPATSSDREKVVSKLPGWLRQNLKIRAAQHGIEIQTAVEQGITDWCSLASTPATIDTAGADSFSTFLPPGQWEEFRHIASDRRVSLIQGLAQAVQLWLDANPAPDIERPTITRRIVVCNQKGGVGKTAITAGLGEALAEDPNTLHPVRVAKALTKALRASETHGDEAELDDDPLDIENLPGLGLRVLLVDFDPQCHLTNQLGATPLPMDGDSLTNHMAGTPKGNLQDLVVSVDDEAFDGRLHLLPACNDAFLLDVRLSAVRAREAAFERALAPLEADYDVIIVDCPPSLGLSMDAAAYYGRRRDGETPGQSGALIVVQAEDSSADAYELLTTQIEDLRGDLKVDIDYLGIVVNLYDSRRGYIATSSLQGWVDIKDPRVVGLIGDLKEQKEAVRVKKPLLSYAPKSQQAVGMRAMAREVS
- a CDS encoding ParB/RepB/Spo0J family partition protein; amino-acid sequence: MSKADQLGSGRFGGGVRTVSARRQAVAAATGVPTEGVAPPTELSVHRISPNPDNPRSTLGDLTDLAGSLKTHGQKQAITVMNRDAYIKANPQREADLDPDTTHVVVDGSSRLAAAREAGLTTVKVMVSDDEGSTPEELLESALVANIHRQDLAELDEARALQRLLAIHGSQRALAKRLHRSQGWISQRLALLNLAPELQARIGEEPIDLLRAVGNKPIEQQVAALEELKAERAHKEDKARASKHRRTQQTSDADEHVPGGAHTGDYAVITDAAGKPSSVHRETDHPGSDDDSHSNASSPSPAPPNAAAPLSAEDEAVSGPTTAQDEMAPAKVSAPAEGPGEATSSVPAQSTGEIGADAGSQQLKRFPYTNGVDAAHLLIHKMPPDEFNKMLDLLIKHGDSQVTAAG